From one Streptomyces sp. CA-210063 genomic stretch:
- a CDS encoding aminomethyl transferase family protein produces MTERPPLFSPAVAAQDAANTRGAFGHFAQTLLPLEYSNWVEESAAHVRSCYVGDWTPLHKVRIHGPQALEFLGRLGMRDLSRFETGRIKHHVQLDENGWVASEGVLCRLGPEEFVYTAGSCDWLLWQLGQGGWDAAATDISPDVFIFGVQGPASLSVLEKTTGDDLRDVGFSRSRMSQAGGVPVRVLRTGISGELGYELHGPAEHASTIWSAVVASGQDFGIRQLGLRSQPVQHIEAGIATNGRDYLPASILTPGAPRQFRRGTPGGSFVPVSGVSDYFRKPSELGWGFRKGIPGRDFIGRDALVRDVESGAPGRVLVGLRWNGHDVGAVLTSLLGDDDTPDQMELPRSAAPSFDQVLLSGDPVGVSTGRTLSVALRAMISLCVIDPAHAAPGTEVTVLWGRPGTAQREIRATVSNLPFKTDNRRTEVSKL; encoded by the coding sequence GTGACTGAGCGTCCACCGCTGTTCAGTCCGGCCGTCGCCGCCCAGGACGCGGCAAACACACGAGGCGCTTTCGGTCACTTCGCCCAGACCCTTCTGCCGCTGGAGTATTCGAACTGGGTCGAAGAAAGCGCCGCCCATGTCCGGTCCTGCTACGTCGGCGACTGGACCCCTTTGCACAAGGTGAGGATTCACGGGCCTCAGGCCCTGGAATTCCTCGGCCGCCTGGGCATGAGGGATCTCTCCCGTTTCGAGACGGGCCGGATCAAGCACCATGTCCAACTCGACGAGAACGGCTGGGTCGCCTCCGAGGGCGTGTTGTGCCGCCTCGGCCCTGAGGAGTTCGTTTACACCGCCGGAAGCTGTGACTGGCTGCTGTGGCAGCTCGGCCAGGGCGGCTGGGACGCCGCGGCCACCGACATCAGCCCGGATGTGTTCATCTTCGGCGTCCAGGGACCCGCGTCCCTCTCCGTGCTGGAGAAGACCACCGGAGACGACCTTCGGGACGTCGGCTTCAGCCGCAGCAGGATGTCGCAGGCCGGCGGGGTCCCGGTGCGCGTGCTGCGGACCGGGATCTCGGGCGAGCTCGGATACGAGCTGCACGGTCCGGCCGAGCATGCGAGCACAATCTGGTCGGCTGTCGTGGCGAGCGGCCAGGACTTCGGCATCCGTCAGCTCGGTCTCCGGTCACAACCCGTGCAACACATCGAGGCCGGCATCGCCACCAACGGCCGGGACTACCTGCCGGCTTCCATCCTCACGCCCGGCGCGCCGCGGCAGTTCCGCAGAGGCACGCCCGGTGGCAGTTTCGTTCCCGTCAGCGGAGTGAGTGATTATTTCCGCAAGCCCAGCGAACTGGGCTGGGGGTTCCGCAAGGGCATACCCGGACGGGATTTCATCGGCCGTGACGCGCTGGTCAGAGACGTCGAGAGCGGAGCTCCGGGACGGGTGTTGGTAGGCCTGCGGTGGAACGGGCACGACGTCGGCGCCGTCCTGACGTCGTTGCTGGGCGACGATGACACACCCGATCAGATGGAACTGCCCCGATCGGCCGCTCCCAGCTTCGACCAGGTCCTCCTTTCCGGTGATCCAGTGGGTGTGTCCACTGGACGGACGCTGAGCGTGGCACTGCGAGCGATGATCTCCCTCTGTGTGATCGATCCCGCTCACGCCGCTCCGGGCACCGAGGTGACCGTCCTGTGGGGACGGCCCGGAACCGCGCAGCGGGAGATCCGGGCGACCGTGTCCAACCTGCCCTTCAAGACGGACAACCGTCGGACCGAGGTCAGCAAGCTCTGA
- a CDS encoding TetR/AcrR family transcriptional regulator: protein MATAQRMTATDRRQRIVRAAGELFILRGYTGVSMEDVLAAVGGSKATLYRYFADKSALFRAAVEALCDEWSGPLHAFSPGGDNLADNLVALGEHFASLVLSPQAIALHRLVTAEAERIPGLGDVFSEHGPAAGHAVLGRCLEQACDDGLIEVADPVRAAAQLYQAMLGDAQMRLLTNAPRKLSQEEVRASIVEAVRVFLHGVSVPRGGGRV from the coding sequence ATGGCGACCGCACAGAGAATGACAGCGACGGACCGGCGACAGCGCATCGTGCGGGCGGCCGGGGAGCTGTTCATCCTGCGCGGCTACACCGGCGTCTCCATGGAGGACGTCCTGGCAGCGGTGGGCGGGTCGAAGGCGACCCTCTACCGCTACTTCGCCGACAAGAGCGCGCTGTTCCGCGCCGCCGTGGAGGCGTTGTGCGACGAATGGTCGGGGCCGTTGCACGCCTTCTCGCCGGGTGGCGACAACCTCGCCGACAACCTGGTGGCGCTGGGCGAGCACTTCGCCTCCCTGGTCCTCAGCCCCCAGGCCATCGCCCTGCACCGCCTGGTGACCGCCGAGGCCGAGCGCATCCCAGGGCTGGGGGATGTGTTCTCCGAGCATGGGCCGGCCGCGGGGCACGCGGTCCTCGGGCGCTGCCTGGAGCAGGCGTGTGACGACGGCCTGATTGAGGTCGCGGACCCGGTTCGAGCGGCGGCGCAGCTGTACCAGGCCATGCTCGGTGACGCCCAGATGCGGCTGCTGACGAATGCTCCGCGCAAGCTGAGCCAGGAAGAGGTGCGCGCGTCCATCGTGGAGGCGGTGCGCGTCTTCCTGCACGGAGTGTCCGTCCCACGCGGCGGCGGCCGGGTATGA
- a CDS encoding cobalamin-independent methionine synthase II family protein, whose translation MSTTTIRAEHVGSLLRPDELLAAHAEHQRGALPAERLRELEDAAAAAALKLQQDAGIQVFTDGEVRRENFMASVVETVGGLVPAEESSARPRWHRDADGAELEGEVASVAIGEPLYRRTPLSRTEARWLAENSPGPYKITMASPTMVAGFWRPGVSDGVYPTRQDAVAALAEIHRQDIADLIDAGVTWLQLDSLAYWANIDPKAARMRRVTDLDGHLSHVIDTDNSLIRAARARRPGMNVAMHFCRGNMRSAWSARGGYEPIAERIFDEVEVDRFLLEYDTERSGGFGPLRFVPPTKTVVLGLVSSKVADLESVDTLRRRIDEASQYLPLEQLAISPQCGFASTSRGNLLTVDDQRRKLELVAETARLVWG comes from the coding sequence ATGTCGACGACGACGATCCGGGCCGAGCATGTAGGCAGCCTGCTGCGGCCTGACGAACTGCTGGCGGCACATGCCGAGCACCAGCGGGGCGCGTTGCCGGCCGAGCGTCTCAGGGAGCTGGAGGATGCTGCCGCGGCAGCCGCGCTCAAGCTGCAACAGGACGCCGGGATCCAGGTCTTCACCGACGGTGAGGTCCGGCGCGAAAACTTCATGGCCTCGGTGGTGGAAACCGTCGGCGGTCTCGTACCCGCCGAGGAGTCGTCGGCCCGTCCGCGTTGGCACCGCGATGCTGATGGCGCCGAGCTGGAGGGCGAGGTCGCTTCCGTGGCCATCGGCGAGCCCCTGTACCGACGCACGCCGCTGTCTCGGACCGAGGCGCGGTGGCTGGCCGAGAACTCCCCCGGCCCCTACAAGATCACCATGGCGAGTCCGACCATGGTGGCCGGATTCTGGCGGCCCGGGGTGTCGGACGGCGTCTACCCGACCCGCCAGGACGCGGTCGCCGCGTTGGCCGAGATCCACCGGCAGGACATCGCCGACCTGATCGACGCCGGGGTCACCTGGCTGCAGCTCGATTCCCTGGCCTACTGGGCCAACATCGACCCGAAGGCGGCTCGGATGCGCCGGGTGACGGACCTGGACGGCCATCTCAGCCACGTCATCGACACGGACAACTCCCTGATCCGCGCTGCCCGCGCACGCCGGCCCGGGATGAACGTCGCCATGCATTTCTGCCGCGGCAACATGCGCAGCGCCTGGTCCGCCCGGGGCGGCTACGAGCCCATCGCGGAACGCATCTTCGACGAGGTCGAGGTCGACCGCTTCCTTCTGGAGTACGACACCGAGCGCTCAGGCGGGTTCGGACCCCTGCGGTTCGTTCCGCCCACCAAGACCGTCGTGCTGGGGCTCGTGTCGTCGAAGGTGGCCGATCTCGAGTCGGTCGACACCCTGCGGCGCCGTATCGACGAAGCCTCCCAGTACCTGCCCCTGGAGCAGCTCGCCATCAGCCCGCAGTGCGGGTTCGCCTCGACGAGCCGGGGAAACCTGCTCACCGTCGACGACCAGCGCCGCAAACTGGAGCTCGTGGCCGAGACGGCACGCCTGGTGTGGGGCTGA
- a CDS encoding chorismate-binding protein: MNDLPPLARFAGRVATGLLDITHDPEALDSEGFWAVVHGFEGRLTCARFRDVRFLPQPTRRVRWRGPGPEQWTTSLDRAAYTAGVRRIREHIAAGEVYQANLCRVLSAPVAADADIEALAERLAARHRAPYAGMIRLPARGVEVVSASPELFLRRTGRVVESGPIKGTGRTEADLLDKDHAENVMIVDLVRNDLGRVCATGSVTVPELCAVEKHPGLVHLVSTVRGELRSGAGWAELLAATFPPGSVTGAPKDSALGIIRALETAPRGPYCGGVGWVDADRRSGELAVGIRTFWIDRARERLNFGAGAGITWGSDPEREWQETELKAARLLAIASNGPAAEDDQPEPTAVMSGA; this comes from the coding sequence ATGAACGACCTCCCTCCGCTGGCCCGGTTTGCCGGTCGCGTCGCGACTGGTCTCCTCGACATCACCCATGACCCCGAGGCCCTTGACTCCGAGGGCTTCTGGGCCGTCGTGCACGGCTTCGAAGGCCGCCTGACCTGCGCTCGCTTCCGCGACGTCCGTTTCCTTCCGCAACCCACCAGGAGGGTCCGATGGCGCGGACCGGGACCGGAGCAGTGGACCACCTCGCTCGATCGGGCCGCCTACACCGCCGGCGTGCGACGCATTCGCGAGCACATCGCCGCCGGGGAGGTCTACCAGGCCAACCTGTGCCGCGTCCTGTCGGCCCCCGTCGCTGCCGACGCGGACATCGAGGCCCTCGCCGAGCGATTGGCCGCACGCCATCGAGCGCCGTACGCCGGGATGATCAGGCTGCCGGCGCGCGGTGTCGAGGTGGTCTCGGCCTCCCCCGAGCTGTTCCTCCGCCGGACCGGACGGGTGGTCGAGTCCGGCCCCATCAAAGGCACGGGGCGCACCGAGGCCGACCTTCTGGACAAGGACCACGCCGAGAACGTCATGATCGTCGACCTGGTCCGCAACGACCTCGGTCGAGTCTGCGCGACCGGCAGCGTCACCGTTCCCGAACTGTGCGCCGTCGAGAAGCATCCGGGCCTCGTCCACCTGGTCTCCACGGTCCGCGGAGAGCTGCGGAGCGGTGCCGGCTGGGCGGAACTGCTGGCCGCCACCTTCCCGCCCGGCTCCGTCACAGGCGCGCCCAAGGACAGCGCGCTCGGCATCATCCGCGCGCTGGAGACCGCACCCCGTGGACCGTACTGCGGCGGTGTCGGATGGGTCGACGCGGACCGCCGCAGCGGCGAACTCGCCGTAGGCATCCGTACCTTCTGGATCGACCGGGCCCGGGAACGTCTCAACTTCGGGGCAGGCGCAGGCATCACCTGGGGTTCGGATCCCGAGCGGGAGTGGCAGGAGACCGAACTCAAGGCAGCCAGGCTGCTGGCCATCGCGTCCAACGGTCCGGCAGCCGAGGACGACCAGCCCGAGCCGACCGCGGTGATGAGCGGAGCCTGA
- a CDS encoding bifunctional 5,10-methylenetetrahydrofolate dehydrogenase/5,10-methenyltetrahydrofolate cyclohydrolase, producing MTRTINGAEIARRIRIRIAERVAEAAATGPVPGLATILVGDDPASAVYVAAKRRAIRDAGMRDIHRHLPHHATQIQVATVIDELAADPDVSGILLQLPLPPQLDAAPLIDRIPVTKDVDGLTTASAGRLARGERGLRPCTPSGVIELLDAEGIELKGARVAVVGWGELVGRPLSQLLLRRGATVTVAHEFTADLGAVTRPADVVVVATGVRGLIGPEHVKRGATVIDVGIHRTPDGLTGDVRAAELDGIAGRITPVPGGVGPMTIAMLLVNTLQAAEWEAERKPVPA from the coding sequence ATGACACGCACGATCAACGGCGCGGAGATCGCCCGCCGGATACGGATCCGGATCGCCGAGCGAGTGGCCGAGGCCGCGGCCACCGGACCGGTGCCCGGCCTCGCGACCATCCTCGTCGGCGACGACCCCGCCAGCGCCGTCTACGTCGCCGCCAAACGCCGCGCCATCCGCGATGCCGGCATGCGCGACATCCACCGCCATCTGCCCCACCACGCCACCCAGATCCAGGTGGCGACGGTCATCGACGAACTGGCCGCCGACCCGGACGTCTCCGGCATCCTCCTCCAACTGCCCCTGCCCCCACAGCTCGACGCCGCGCCCCTGATCGACCGTATCCCCGTCACCAAGGACGTCGACGGCCTGACCACGGCCAGCGCCGGCCGACTGGCCCGCGGCGAACGCGGACTACGGCCCTGCACACCCAGCGGCGTCATCGAACTCCTCGACGCCGAGGGCATCGAGCTGAAGGGAGCCCGCGTCGCCGTCGTCGGCTGGGGCGAGCTCGTGGGCCGCCCCCTGAGCCAGTTGCTGCTGCGGCGGGGCGCGACGGTGACCGTCGCCCACGAGTTCACCGCCGATCTCGGCGCTGTCACCCGGCCCGCCGACGTCGTCGTGGTCGCCACCGGCGTCCGTGGCCTCATCGGCCCCGAACACGTCAAACGCGGTGCCACCGTCATCGACGTCGGCATCCACCGCACCCCCGACGGACTGACGGGCGATGTCCGCGCCGCTGAACTCGACGGCATAGCCGGCCGCATCACACCGGTCCCCGGCGGCGTGGGCCCGATGACCATCGCCATGCTGCTGGTCAACACACTCCAGGCCGCCGAATGGGAAGCCGAACGCAAGCCTGTGCCCGCGTAA
- the purU gene encoding formyltetrahydrofolate deformylase — MTVTQAAPAATPSNNRGTDHQASLIVQGADATGIVAAVTSVLSRHAANIVSLDQYSDNPQGGAFFQRTVFGLDGLQAALPALRADFDEELVKKYGLTYTLRDLSVPKRVAIFASRSDHCLLDLLWRHRQGQLPVSIPMVISNHPDVAEEVRSFGIPFFHVPSMGPDKSAAEAEHLRLLKDNVDFVVLARYMQILSGDFIEKVGVPIINIHHSFLPAFIGAGPYAKAKERGVKLVGATAHYVTEDLDEGPIIEQDVVRVSHADTAADLTRRGADVERAVLSRAVLWHAEDRVIRNGNHTIVFT; from the coding sequence ATGACGGTCACCCAGGCCGCACCGGCTGCCACCCCCAGTAATAACCGGGGGACGGACCACCAGGCGTCGTTGATCGTCCAGGGCGCCGACGCCACCGGCATCGTCGCGGCGGTGACCTCGGTCCTCAGCCGGCACGCCGCGAACATCGTCTCCCTCGACCAGTACTCGGACAACCCGCAGGGCGGTGCCTTCTTCCAGCGCACCGTCTTCGGCCTGGACGGCCTGCAGGCAGCCCTGCCTGCGCTGCGTGCCGACTTCGACGAGGAACTGGTGAAGAAGTACGGCCTCACCTACACGCTGCGGGATCTTTCGGTGCCCAAGCGCGTGGCCATCTTCGCCTCCAGGTCCGACCACTGCCTGCTCGACCTGCTCTGGCGCCACCGCCAGGGCCAACTCCCGGTCAGCATCCCCATGGTGATCTCCAACCACCCCGACGTCGCCGAGGAGGTGCGCAGTTTCGGCATCCCGTTCTTCCACGTCCCCTCCATGGGCCCGGACAAGTCGGCGGCCGAGGCCGAGCACCTGCGGCTGCTCAAGGACAACGTCGACTTCGTGGTCCTCGCCCGCTACATGCAGATCCTCTCCGGCGACTTCATCGAGAAGGTCGGCGTCCCGATCATCAACATCCACCACTCCTTCCTCCCCGCGTTCATCGGTGCCGGCCCGTACGCCAAGGCCAAGGAACGCGGCGTGAAGCTGGTCGGTGCCACCGCCCATTACGTCACCGAGGACCTCGACGAGGGACCGATCATCGAGCAGGACGTCGTACGCGTCAGCCACGCCGACACCGCCGCCGACCTCACCCGCCGCGGCGCCGACGTGGAACGAGCCGTCCTCTCCCGCGCGGTGCTCTGGCACGCCGAGGACCGCGTCATCCGCAACGGCAACCACACCATCGTCTTCACCTGA
- a CDS encoding methylenetetrahydrofolate reductase: MNPVSTAPTAVSTSLLEDFSLEMTGKDVPKLEEASSLIPQGTRINVTFLGNENLQLRLDAARAVKRLGFVPVPHISARRLGSRADFEQFLGGLQADGTGADVFTVGGDPTRPEGPYEDSLSLIESGLLPEYGVRHVGISGYPEGHPAISAEVLWAALRDKSAAIAAQGLDGSVITQFGFDVDPVLAWIERARGQGITLPVRIGVPGPAGVRRLMSYAARFGVGTSASIAKKYGLSITNLMGTAGPDKFLRALAEGYDPVRHGEVKIHFYTFGGLKATSEWIAASRKESLA; encoded by the coding sequence ATGAACCCCGTCAGCACAGCTCCCACAGCCGTGAGCACATCGCTGTTGGAAGACTTCTCCCTGGAAATGACCGGCAAGGACGTGCCCAAGCTGGAGGAGGCCAGCAGCCTCATCCCGCAGGGCACCCGGATCAACGTCACCTTCCTCGGCAACGAAAACCTGCAGCTGCGGCTGGACGCCGCCCGCGCGGTCAAGCGTCTCGGCTTCGTACCGGTGCCGCACATCTCCGCCCGCCGCCTCGGCTCCCGGGCCGACTTCGAACAGTTCCTCGGCGGGCTCCAGGCGGACGGGACCGGCGCCGACGTCTTCACCGTCGGCGGTGACCCCACCCGTCCCGAAGGCCCTTACGAGGACTCCCTCTCCCTGATCGAGTCGGGCCTCCTGCCCGAATATGGCGTCAGGCACGTCGGCATCAGCGGCTACCCGGAAGGCCACCCGGCCATCAGCGCGGAGGTGCTGTGGGCGGCGCTGCGGGACAAGAGCGCGGCCATCGCCGCGCAGGGCCTCGACGGCAGCGTCATCACCCAGTTCGGCTTCGACGTCGACCCCGTCCTCGCCTGGATCGAGCGGGCCCGCGGCCAGGGCATCACGCTCCCTGTCCGCATCGGCGTCCCTGGCCCGGCCGGAGTACGACGCCTGATGTCCTACGCCGCCCGGTTCGGCGTGGGCACCAGCGCCTCCATAGCCAAGAAGTACGGCCTGTCGATCACCAACCTCATGGGCACGGCCGGGCCGGACAAGTTCCTGCGCGCCCTGGCCGAGGGCTATGACCCGGTACGACATGGCGAAGTGAAGATCCACTTCTACACGTTCGGCGGGCTGAAGGCCACCTCCGAATGGATCGCCGCTTCCAGGAAGGAATCTCTCGCATGA
- a CDS encoding aminomethyl transferase family protein yields the protein MTTPSLQDGIDKAGSPIDLLWKPGAEPWTPEVVEREYVGWRQEQAAWHEGVALLNLSHHMYDMWIEGPDATRVLSDYGANNFEKFAIGQAKQYVPVTRHGHIVTDGILSREAENAYLLSGIPAAQHWVHYHAEKGGYDVAFVTDPSSAFRPGGGDPRLFRYQIQGPLALELIEKVFGAPIPATKFFHSTPVTLDGRAFKALRHGMAGQAGYEFIGPWEHAGYVHEAFLKAGEPFGLVQVGALAYATPSVESGWIPSPVPGIYTDPELAEYRKWLPLFGIEGKRPLNGSFFSENIENHYVSPYELGYGKMIHFGHDFYGRDALLKAKDDESLRKKVTLIFDPDDVRRVIGGGEDPGFVLSYARHRVETSAGLVGTTMQTASIDPVGTLLSQTLIGAAHAVPGTEVTVVWGEHPGTGTHPEADLGFPRLRATVQPSPYDRNARTEYRRNP from the coding sequence ATGACAACCCCCAGCCTTCAGGACGGCATCGACAAGGCCGGTTCGCCCATCGACCTGCTGTGGAAGCCGGGCGCCGAGCCGTGGACGCCCGAGGTGGTCGAACGCGAGTACGTCGGTTGGCGCCAGGAGCAGGCGGCCTGGCACGAGGGCGTCGCCCTGCTGAACCTGTCCCACCACATGTACGACATGTGGATCGAGGGCCCCGACGCCACGCGTGTTCTGTCCGACTACGGTGCCAACAACTTCGAGAAGTTCGCGATCGGCCAGGCCAAGCAGTATGTGCCGGTGACCCGCCACGGCCACATCGTCACCGACGGCATCCTCTCCCGGGAGGCTGAGAACGCTTATCTGCTCAGCGGCATTCCGGCTGCCCAGCACTGGGTGCACTACCACGCCGAGAAGGGCGGCTACGACGTCGCCTTCGTCACCGACCCGTCCTCCGCGTTCCGCCCCGGCGGCGGTGACCCGAGGCTGTTCCGCTACCAGATCCAGGGCCCGCTGGCGCTCGAACTGATCGAGAAGGTATTCGGTGCCCCGATACCGGCGACGAAGTTCTTCCACTCCACGCCGGTCACCCTGGACGGCCGCGCCTTCAAGGCCCTGCGCCACGGCATGGCAGGGCAGGCCGGCTACGAGTTCATCGGCCCCTGGGAGCACGCCGGTTACGTGCACGAGGCATTCCTGAAGGCCGGTGAGCCTTTCGGTCTGGTGCAGGTCGGCGCCCTGGCGTACGCGACGCCGAGCGTGGAGAGCGGCTGGATCCCCTCGCCGGTGCCCGGCATCTACACCGATCCCGAGCTGGCGGAGTACCGCAAGTGGCTCCCGCTGTTCGGCATCGAGGGCAAGCGCCCGCTGAACGGCAGCTTCTTCTCGGAGAACATCGAGAACCACTACGTCTCCCCGTACGAGCTGGGCTACGGGAAGATGATCCACTTCGGCCACGACTTCTACGGTCGCGACGCCCTGCTCAAGGCCAAGGACGACGAGAGCCTGCGCAAGAAGGTGACCCTCATCTTCGACCCGGACGACGTACGCCGGGTGATCGGCGGAGGAGAGGACCCGGGCTTTGTCCTCAGCTACGCACGCCACCGGGTGGAGACCTCCGCGGGCCTGGTCGGCACCACCATGCAGACGGCGTCCATCGACCCCGTCGGCACCCTCCTGTCGCAAACACTGATCGGTGCCGCGCACGCCGTGCCCGGCACCGAGGTGACGGTGGTCTGGGGCGAGCACCCCGGTACCGGTACCCACCCCGAGGCCGACCTCGGGTTCCCGCGCCTCCGCGCCACCGTCCAGCCCAGCCCGTACGACCGGAACGCCCGCACCGAGTACCGCCGCAACCCGTGA
- the folP gene encoding dihydropteroate synthase: MGILNVTPDSFSDGGLYVVTRRAVQHGLRMAREGADLVDVGGESTRPGAEPVPVEEELSRVVPVVRELVCAGVPVSVDTMHAEVAQAAVEAGACLVNDVSGGLADPAMAATVAAAGVPYIAAHWRAPSREMDRHAIYGDVVGEVVSELLARVDALTAAGVAPGRIILDPGLGFAKNAGHDWRILANLQALQAAGFPVLVGASRKRFIGEVLSGCTDGVSAPHGRDVATAAVSALAAAAGVACVRVHDVRSSLHAVCMAAALTGGGRALSAA; this comes from the coding sequence ATGGGCATCCTCAATGTGACTCCGGACTCTTTCTCCGACGGCGGCCTGTACGTCGTCACCCGGCGGGCCGTCCAGCACGGTCTGCGGATGGCCCGAGAGGGCGCCGACCTCGTCGACGTGGGCGGGGAGTCCACGCGGCCGGGAGCCGAACCGGTCCCGGTCGAGGAGGAACTGTCCCGCGTGGTCCCCGTGGTGCGGGAACTGGTGTGTGCCGGGGTGCCCGTCAGTGTGGACACCATGCACGCCGAGGTCGCGCAGGCCGCGGTAGAAGCCGGGGCATGCCTGGTCAACGACGTCAGCGGGGGCCTCGCCGACCCGGCCATGGCGGCCACTGTCGCTGCGGCGGGAGTTCCTTACATCGCCGCGCACTGGCGGGCGCCGAGCCGCGAGATGGACCGCCATGCGATCTACGGCGATGTGGTGGGCGAGGTCGTCTCCGAGCTTCTGGCGCGTGTGGACGCGCTCACCGCCGCCGGGGTGGCCCCCGGGCGCATCATCCTCGACCCCGGCCTCGGCTTCGCCAAGAATGCCGGCCATGACTGGCGGATCCTCGCGAACCTGCAGGCCTTGCAGGCCGCAGGCTTCCCGGTCCTCGTGGGCGCCTCCCGGAAGCGTTTCATCGGGGAGGTCCTGAGCGGCTGTACGGATGGTGTGTCCGCACCTCATGGCAGGGACGTCGCGACGGCCGCCGTGTCCGCGCTCGCGGCAGCCGCCGGGGTGGCGTGCGTGCGCGTGCACGATGTCCGCTCGAGCCTCCATGCGGTGTGCATGGCCGCGGCCTTGACCGGTGGCGGCCGAGCCCTGTCGGCCGCGTGA
- a CDS encoding Lrp/AsnC family transcriptional regulator has translation MYRPDALDLRLLQALQLDGRAPFSRIAEVLGVSDQTVARRYRRLRTEARLRVLGMADHSRLGRTNWIVRLRCNPDAAEPLADALARRPDTSYIGLMSGGTEVMCAMRPRSVQDRDELLLDRIPRTRRVTSVDAYSVLHHFYGGPLGWLNKIDALDPAQEAALRQAPPETVAEPVVLDPLDETLLELLRHDGRTTVTDLATATGQTESVVKRRVRGLRRTGVLYFDIEYDHEPFGHGTEAVLWLTVEPTRLRPVGQALADHREVRFAAAVSGQANVVVSVLCRTTEELFAYLADRAGSIKGVRAVEAVPTLRQVKTLTYDPRR, from the coding sequence GTGTATAGGCCCGACGCCCTCGATCTGCGCCTGCTCCAGGCCCTGCAGCTGGACGGCCGGGCGCCCTTCAGCCGGATCGCCGAAGTCCTCGGCGTCTCGGACCAGACGGTCGCCCGCCGCTACCGGCGGCTGCGGACCGAGGCGCGACTCAGGGTGCTCGGGATGGCCGACCACAGCAGGCTGGGACGCACCAACTGGATCGTGCGGCTGCGCTGCAACCCCGATGCCGCGGAACCACTGGCCGACGCCCTCGCCCGCCGGCCCGACACCTCGTACATCGGGCTGATGTCCGGTGGTACCGAGGTGATGTGCGCGATGAGGCCGCGCAGCGTCCAGGACCGCGACGAACTGCTCCTGGACCGTATCCCGCGCACCCGCCGCGTCACTTCGGTCGACGCCTACAGCGTCCTGCACCACTTCTACGGCGGACCGCTCGGCTGGCTGAACAAGATTGACGCTTTGGACCCGGCGCAAGAGGCCGCTCTGCGGCAGGCTCCGCCCGAGACGGTCGCGGAACCTGTCGTCCTGGATCCCCTCGACGAGACTCTGCTGGAGCTGCTGCGCCACGACGGGCGGACGACGGTCACCGACCTCGCGACGGCGACCGGCCAGACCGAGTCCGTCGTCAAGCGCCGGGTGAGAGGTCTCCGCAGGACGGGGGTCCTGTACTTCGACATCGAGTACGACCACGAGCCGTTCGGCCACGGTACCGAGGCGGTGCTCTGGCTGACGGTCGAGCCCACACGGCTGCGCCCGGTCGGGCAGGCCCTCGCGGACCACCGTGAAGTACGCTTCGCCGCGGCGGTCAGCGGCCAAGCCAACGTCGTGGTCTCGGTGCTGTGCCGCACCACGGAGGAGCTGTTCGCCTACCTGGCCGACCGGGCCGGCTCGATAAAGGGGGTACGGGCCGTCGAAGCCGTCCCCACCCTGCGCCAGGTCAAGACCCTCACCTACGATCCCCGCCGCTGA